GTTTCGCGCGAGCCAGGAGGGAAACAACACTGGCGTGTTTGCCAAGATTGCCAGTCGACTGATCCTTGTAGAACCTCCAGAAGTCCTTCAACTCGAAGATGTCGGGCGCGTTTGACCCGACGCAGAGGACACGCTTCCTGCACTCGTCGAAGCTGTCTCGGGGGTCCGTTCTGTTCCAATTCCATCTGGAGGATCGATTAGAGGAGATACAGCTCGACAAAAGAGGCCGCTACCCACACGGCATAGATATGCAGGACCGCGTCTTGCTCGGCAAGTATCTTTGGCGAGTACTTCGTAACGCCTATCTGTCTGTCGCGCTCCTCGTGTTTGCCGCTCTCATAACCGTTGCCTCTGGCTCGACTCGCGATTTGCTCAGGACATTGGCGTTTGGCGGACATCATCGACATGGCTTGGGCCAAACTCAAATGCAGATGGCGAAGGGATCAAAGGGTGCTGCCAGTCgctggggagaggggggtCGCCTTTGGATGgttttccccctcctccagaCGCGACTgtcatcgacgacatgcTGGTGAATTCCCTGTTTCCTGGCAGCTGACATGCGGATGTTGGTTGCTGGATGCGTCGTCAAGGTCGCGCGACGGTCGCGCGACCTTTCGGGGCGGCTCGCCCCAGGCATCCATGCATTGCTCAGTCAGCTCGCGCGACTACGGAGGCCGATAGGGAGCACTGGCCCAAAACTCAGGAAGCTGCCATCCGCGCTGACCAGGGTCAGAGACAAGCCCCACAGTACCTTGAGCCTTGTACCTCAGCTGCAGATCTGATGGGATTTTGGCAAGAGCGGCCATCGCGATTTCGAGAGCGGAAGAGCTGCGAACCAGCAGCGGTCATTCGGGCCACAACGGAGCTGTCTACGCTATCGGAGCCACCATTAatcatcctcctctcccgcttcttcaccatcgccaacgaTTTCGTCCTCGCTATCAGGCTTGTTAAGCCGCTCAAAATTGCGTCAGTGGCGATTATTAAGCTGGTCAGATTGGTTCACTCACGATCCATAGCCGAGCAGCCTCCGCTATTGTCTCCAGCGCTAGAATTTTCCGTTCCATGTAGTTCCTTTCCGAATCGTCGCCATGGGAAGCCGCAGCAAGCGCAGGAGGTAGCGCAGGCACATGTGGTGCGACGCTGTAAGCCCGCAACTCTTGCGCTGCGCGCTGCGCAGCTGCCCGCCAGGCGTCATCCGGGTCGCCGTCGGTCTCTTTGATCTGGCGATTCAACAGCCAAAAGGTGCGTACGGCGGCAACTGCACCGTGCGGAACCTGCATGTTCCGTTCAGCCAAGCTCAGTACGTTCACTTAGGTGATAGGAACACTCACCGGTTTACATGTATGGCCGTTCTTCGCGCAGTCCCAACACGCTGCACCAGTATCTATGTAGGCGCATCAGCACGACGACTTGGCTCTGCAGCAACTGGCTCCTTACTGTTCTGTGAGGCGCACTCGTGGCCGGGGGCCTTTGTGGCTCGAGTTACGCATGGACGACACGGGAAATCACGCAGCGAGCCGACAGGAGGATTCTTCTTTATTTGTTGCTTCCGCTTCTAAGGGTGACACAGCACGTCAGCCATCCTCTAGTACCCAGATCAGGGCGAATTATCTCACGGTAACCTTGCTCGCCGTTGCTCGtgcgctcggcgcggccctggccctgccaATGCTCACCCTGGTGTTGGCAGTACTCGACATCTTGCTCGGCATAGCTCGTTCTGAGGTGATTGACGGCGCCCGTGACACGTGCAGTCAGTCGTAATAAACCACAAGATGTATGTCGAAGCGTCAATAGCCGATTACATCAACAGACAGCGACAGAAGGGTACCCCGAGTGGCAGGGTTCGAGGAGTTCCCCTGCTTCAGAATGTTTTGCGTCCCGTCCACGCTAAGCCGCAGCGGGCCCGCGCCtacggatggatggatggattttATTACGCCCGGAGGGAAGTCCCTATAGGGCCTTGACACTATGTCGCACAGAGGACAGCCACAGGCCGTATACTGTCGTACAGTGGGCCAACCCACTGTAGGAACGGCTGCCTAGCAGGCAGCCGTCACTGCCTAAACTGGCATAGCTTTCCTTTGTGTACAGGGGAAGGCAACCCGGTCGCGGGTTGCGCAAAaggccttgaggaacgaagtTGGGCAGTTTATCAGCTCTGGTCGTGAAGTTGAAGTTCGGATAAAGATCTGCGTGGAATGTAGTGATTAGGAATCTGCAGGAAACGCGAGCGAGTGAAGGCGCCTGTTGGATTGGCTGGGATACCCCTAAGTCACTAGTGAGAAGTGGGCGAATGATCCGGTGCTACGTATTGGGAAAAAAAGCACTCAACGGGCAGGAACAAGCGGTATAAGAATATTAAAAGTGCCAGAAAGGCCATCAAATCGGAGTCTACGTCTATTGTGCTGTTTGTTCTCTTTGGTTCTAAATTCGGATAGGCTATGGCGATACTACCTGTGCGATTCGAATTTTATTGCAATGGAGGGGAAGAAACGTTAAATTTCGTGCACGACATCCCTCATGAGCTCGTTCGACAGAATCAGTTCGTCGGAGAAGGCAGTGCATATGATAATTGCTttttggcggcggtgacgcccgTCTTGAAGGCGCGAGCGCAAGCCTGTCAAGACGCGTCAGGCACATTCTGCGAGAACTGTGGATCTGTGGCAACAAACATCCTACAGCATGTCATGTCGTGGCTTAACAAGGCGGGCGACCCGTTCATTGGGGTCTATGTTTGCGCCGTATGTGAGGGGGCCGGCGGGTGTAAGATAGAGCTACGATAGGAACTTGGGGTCATCATGGCGGAAATGAGGCGTACTCCAAGCAAAGAACCTTCGGCACAGTACAGAGAGGTTGTCATGTGCAAGGTTTGCGGAGAGACAGCTAGGGTGAAGAAATGCGGGGGATGTCGGACGGTCGGAGACTATGGCAGAGATCACCAAAAAGGGGACCGGAAGGTTCATAAGGGAGCCTGCAAGCGGTACACGTCATGAGCGTTACCCGACACATCAGAAGGAAGTCGCGAGAGAGTGTTGTCCTAGTATATTTGGTTCATTTCTTCTGAGATAGCCGGTTTGTTTCCATGgtcttgcccttgacgacgagggatCTCCACTTCGTCGGGATGCCGCCCGGAACGGTGCTGCTGACCCCGATGAGTGTGAAAatccagcgccagcgaaAGCGACCGTGGCAACAACACGACGTCAGCCGGAAAGGGCTACcgtgcacggcggcgttcGCGTGCACCGACTACAAGGTGCAGGGCAGGTCGCTCGATCGGgtggcgctggagctgcgaGGCACGCGGACGACCACCATCGGCGGCAGAGTGGTGCCTGCGCAGTGCGACCCGTGCAGCTTGTACGTGCAGCTGTCGCGCTGCCGAACGCTAGACGGCATCATGCTAGTGTCCAAGGTGCGGGAAAGGGACCTTGTCGGCAACCGTGTGCCGGAAGAGATGCGGTCCGCCCAGGCAaggctggaggagctgaGCGACAGGACGATGGGGGAGGCGATCGAGTGTCTTGGCGCTGAGTGGTGGAGTGGTAATGAAACTGGAGAGAAACGAGAAGCAGTTAGGGCCAGGGCCGGCGCTGGACGGGCAACGTAACTGACCaatcacatcacatcaccaGGAGGGGTGCTTCCTCTTTTTTTCTGCGTACGTACGCGCGGGGAAGGACAGGGGAGCGGGGGAGCGGCAGGTGTCCAAAAGCCAAAAAAGGTCCTACGGCTAAGGGAAGGCCCGATGAACGAGAAGGAACCAGGAACGGAACGACTTGAGACAGAGGCCAAAAAAGGCGAAGAGAGATGCCGAAAAGGGCGAAGAGAGAGGCAAACCAAACGGAAGGGTTCCcggagggggggaaaggcgGTCACGTAGACAGGGGAAGGCAACCCGGTCGCGGGTTGCGCACAaagccttgaggaacgaagaAGGCATTTGCAAGCTCGAGATAAATGTTGGAGGGTTGGAGGAGGATATTTAGGCAGTGAAACGGTAAGCAGTGGGCTTGGAGGACCCTGCATGCAGTGTGGGGCATTGTGTGCAGGTCAGGCTGGGGAATCCCGGATTCTCTGTCGCCCGTTGGGCAAATGGGGTGATGCTACGTGTTGGAGGAAAAGCAAATACAGTCACGGCACGAGAACGAAGATTGATAAAGCGTGGGGGAGGTGCCAGATGGGCGTCCAGGGCCAACACGCATGTTCTATCTAATGGGCCATTGACCTTATCTGCCGAGCCATGTCGGTTATGCCCATACGTTTCGAATTCTACTGCAATGGCGGCGAGAAAACATTACGCTTTATGCACGACATTCCGCAGGACCTTGTTCGTCAAAGCCAATTGAGCGGAGGCGGAAGTGCATACGATGATTGGATTGTGGCTACAGTGGCGCCCATCGTGAAGGCACGGGTTCAGGCTTGCCGAGATGCATCGGGCGCATCGTGCGAAAGTTGTGGATCCAGAGCAACAGATGTTCTGCAACACACAATGTCCTGGCTGCATAGAGTGAGCGACCCGGCCATTGGGGTTTACGTCTGTGCGGTGTGTGAGCAGGGAGCGTGCGAGATGGCGATCCGACAAGAATTGGGGGATATCATGGGAGAGATCAGGCGAGATGCCAACAATGGCGCGGGTCTCTGTAGGGAGGGTCTATTTTGTAAAGTTTGTGGGAAGGTGACGGGGGTGAAGAAGTGTGGAGGATGTTTAACAGTGGCCTATTGTAACAGGGAGCACCAGAGGGCGGATTGGAAGATTCACAAAACGGTTTGCAAGCGGTATACGCCATAGTCGGGCAGCGGAATGTAGCAGATTGCCCGTCACGACAAAGGCCCGTGGTACGAGTGAACACGGCCGGTCATGAAAAACCACTGGTTTGCCCACTCGGACGCGTTTATCTGCTGATTGTACAAGGAGATGTTGGGGCTGAAGAAGATGTACGGCGAGAGGGGTTCAGCGTCTCGTAGGAAAGGGGCGTACTCTGGCGCGGACAGCCACGGGGGGCCCGGAAGTTGGATCTTGGCGAGGGTTTCGGCGTTGAGTCCCTTCACGTGATGGTCGTCTGGGTAGGCGAATCTGTTTGGGACAGCGGCAGGCTGAACAAAGGCCATCATGAACATGTCTCCTCCGACATACTTCTGGCTTTCCAAGAGTTTCCGTCCGAGGACGGCCGTGTTCTGATCATGGTAAGTGGCAGCCATTGTATGAAACGGCGCGCGGTGACTCTGTTGGAAGGCATGATGCGGCTGGTGGTCAACGTCTTTAAGGGTAGGCGGTACAGCGGGAAGCGAAGAGCTAGAAGGCGAGAGCGCAGTGGCGAGAGCGTTTGCTCAGGTCGATAAAAGGGCGGTGGAGGATTTGGGGAAGTGTCTCACCAGGGAGTTGCATGCAGCATGGGTGTCTTGTCTTTGGCTTTGGTTGAGAGGCGACCGACGCTGCCAATGGCAATTGCCGTCTCGTAATGGAAGAAGGTCCAAGGCGAACGTTGCTTTTGCCATGTGACCGGTCGGCACCGAGACATATCTTCAATGGTAGATGATCCGGGGTTTGCTGGAGTGCCAGTGGATGTCGGGTCAGCCACGCTCAAGGGTATGCGGGGAAGTGTAGATAAAGGCATGTGGTTGGGACGGCGCTGATTGTGGACGCCTCCTGTCCATGTTCTTGAGCAGCCAGGAAGCTTCGGGGAGTAAGCGGCATACCTCGACCATGGATGATTCCAGCAGGCCATTGCTGCCGAAGGAGGCAGGTCCGTTCCGACGCGTCAGACCGAACGGGCCAGTGGTAGGTAGCCTGCAATTGCAAACGATATCGTTTCATGACGAAACAGAGGCCGTGAAATGTGCCTTCCACAGGGCTGCGGGGGCGGCAAACGGAGCGGAGGGAGGCAGTGGCCTTCAGCTGCCCCGGTCAGGGGCTGAGGCCGGCTCGGCATTGTCGAGCGCAACAGCGGGTGAGCCTGGGTCAACCCGTGCTTCGAACACGTTTCGACGCATCGAACCGAAGGCTGCAGCGCAGGGGATTTCTTTCCAAGACGAAACGGCGGCATTGAAACAAGCATATGGGGTGGCGCAGTGGAACAAAGCCTTTCAGGAGAAGACAGGGGCCGTGGCAACAGCCTATGGCAGAGCGCGattgccaccgccggcgccaggcggTGTTTGGTCGCGATTCAGACTTGTATAGACGCGTTTGCCGTTCaagtcgacgaagccggcacCAGGCACGGGGGCGGGGCCACAACCCCGGCCGGCTCCACATGGGAGGCCGAAGACACGAACGAGCTCCGAGGTGCGGCAACGGGGAGAGTACCTGCATGGCATGCGGCCGATCCAGCCAAGCGAAAGGCTGCCCGAGGAGGGTTGGACGTCTCGTAGCGTTGCAGGAGGGACCGTGGGAGGCGCCATATCGCGAATTCCGATAACTAGAAGCAGGCAGCCGATAATCAAGGCGAAAGGCTCCAGCGGAGGTGTGACTCcgagcggcgagagcggccgAATGGAGGTGCAGGGCACACGACCGGTTAGGGGAATGCAGAAGGCAGTCCTGAAGAACATTCGGGCAAGAGAAGGAGGCGATACTTTTGGCAGTCATATGGAGGTAGTGGAtccgcaggcgccgcagccactgCAAGAGCAAAGGGTTAGAGCTCTCGGCCTCCAACGATCagttgacgatgatgcaggTGTGGCACGGGCGTCAATAACAACAAGGAATAAGCGGAAGCGGGTTCGCAGACCCGATTGGAACGAGTCGTCGGCTAAGCGAAGTCGAACAGCCCTCCGAGAACCGAGAAACTGCGATGGAGCAAGCAAACGATCTTGCGGAAGCCTTGAAGGCCCTCGATGACGAGTTCGCCTTGAGAAAGAGACTTTCAGACGAGCAGGAGTGGTGCACCCCCATCTCGCTGGAGACGAAGATATCGACGGTTCGTGCCTTCTACAACGCGTTCCACGACAAAAGCACGCTATCGATACGGACCTGCGCGATATGTTACCGGAAATGGGCCGAACAAGAGCTGTGGAAGCTGAGTTGGGACGAGTGGCTAGGGAGCCGCGTGCCTATGGACGGCACGTCCCCATTCGGCTGTAGCGATTGTTTCCCTCAAGGGATGCCTGTCTCGGCGTGTGCGGAGTGCGTCCGATGCCTGGGCCGGGATGTGTTGTCGCCGGCAGCACAGCTCCACAGACGCCTTAGTTGTGAGCACATGTTCCCGGAAGAGTTGAAGGGACTGACGCCaatggaggagaagctgatCGGGCTGAACTCGTGCTACGGGTTCTTCGCCACGTACACCATACCGGGCAGCAAGAAACAGACGGCCTTTACGTGCAGCTGTCGCGGTGCCCGACGCTGGACGGAATCATGCTcgtgtcgagggcgagagagagggaccTCATCGGAAACAGAGTCCCCGGGGAGATGAGCGCGGCGCAAGGAAGACTCGAGGAGCTCAGCGCGAAGACGGTAAGAGAAGCGGCTAGCTggctgggcgagacgggcggatgagagggaggtggcggtgatggacAGGGCAGGAAGATGTGAGGGGCTAAAGGCAAAAATGGAGGGGTTGACTTCAAGGGTTGGCGAACCGGGAGGCGCGGGGAGCCCCCGGAGGGCTAGCGCGGGAGGGCGAGCACCAACGAAAGCGAGCGGAGCGGGCCAACAGGAGAGGCGGAAAGCgagggggggaaagagggcCGCGGGTGGGGCATAAAACCTCTCGGAACTACGTTCCTCAAGGCATAAAACCTCTCGGAACTACGTTCCTCAAGGCAAAGGCATAAGAGCTGCACGGTTCCCGTGCAGCCTTCGATGGAGTTTTTGCTCCTCAAGATAATTCTCATCAATTAACACGATGCCAACTGTGATCCCTGTGGAGACAATTGTCTGACACACTACCTAGTCGACAATCTGGTTCGTTTGGTTCGTAACACCCCAAGCCCCACAGATAAAACCGTCATAGCACTTGTAAGCCAACCTCGTCGCTCTTGATCCCATGACAGGCCTGCTTGAAGGCCAAGTTCTTCAAGTGTTCAGCATCCTATTCTCAGCAACTGAAGCACGGTCTGCCACAGCCGAGGCTGTTTGTTAGTGTTGTCGCATGTTAAAGGTTCACGTCCTGAGTGACGCCGGTCGATTCCAGCCTTTTTGTCGCCATTGCAAATCTGATCGTCGCACGCACGGCCTGCATGTCCGGTTCCCATCTGTCGTCATCCGACGCAGCTTTGCCTCCCAAAAAGAAAGATAGATTCCCAATCTTTGTTCGTGCGCACTTGAGCAAGATTTCCCGTTGTGCCGTCCACTTCTTGCACCGAAAGAGAAAGTGTTCTACCGTCTCTGTTGCTTGTCCGCAATCGCACAGGCCCGATTCCGCTGCTCCTATCCTGCGGAGATAACTGTTCAGTCGCATCATGCCGGTGCGGAGCTGCACCAGCACCTCTGCTTCTTTCCTTTCCAGCGAGTCGTATATAGCACGGATATGCCTGCCTGGCAGTGCCTTGTCAATTCGCTTCGAGTATTTTCCGACGCTTTCCGGTAGTTGTTCGCGCGTCCCTTCTTGGGCGAGAGCTAGCCTGAGCGTTGTCACCTTCGCTTGGTACCAGGGCACTTCCGCCTCGCATCCCCTCTCCGTGGCTCGtttcgcggcggccttggccaagTGCCGCGATGCGAGCTCCTCTTCGCCGGCCGGTGCGTACCTAAGTCTGATAGCACAGCCTCGCTTCTGAAGGTGCTTCATCTGATCGTATATCCCGCGGATAGTGCATTGTCCAGATTGCTGCTGGGGCCGCCTGACTGCCGCCACTACCGAGCGGTTGCCCACCACGACCGTCACGTCCTGAGGGACAAGGCCTGGTGGTATAGACCTGAGCGCTGTCGCTATCGCTTCCAGCTCTGCTGTATACGGATTTTGTTCGGTTCCAGGTCCGACGGTGACAGAAAAGGTGGCGAGGATGTGGTCCATGCCGCCATGCGTTGCGTCGCAAACAACGCCTCCCATGCCCACAGCGCCATGCCTCAGTGACGCAGCTGTTGCTATAAGGATGTCCTGTACATCATATGGCGTCCGCGTCTCTTCTAGGTCATCCTGACCCAACACAGGGATGCGGTCCGTCCACGGCCGTAATGCCGCGCCTACGGAGGCCGATAGGGCGCACTGGCGCAAAACCCATTTCGGGCTTAGCATGGGTGCGCGCCAGCGTCCTGCAGGTACTTCAGGCCGACTTCGAACAGGTACCGAACCTGCTGCAGGGCAGCGGGGTGAGGATGTGCGAAACGGTTGGCCCAGGGAACAAGGCTGCAAAGCCGCCAGTGCCTTAATGTCTACAGAGTTATCGCACATCTTGCGCTGGGCAATTGATGGCTGGACATTCCAGGCGTTTTATTGAGCCATGTATGGACTTCGTGTGTTACCTGTTACGCATTTTCCCCTTGGCAGAAATTCCAGAGAGCAGGTCacaagcagccgcagcccgcccacAGCACTACCCTGCACGCCGGGCCTAAAAGCGGCGGACATCAACACTTACATCATTTGCCCCAATACGGGCTTCAGCTGCGAGGTTTCGTGACGTAAACTAATTGCTGAATATCGACCCtttgcggcgggcgggatcCGGCTCCGTGTGTGGGCTTCGTGTTCACGGTGGTATGGCTTCGGCTACGGCACCCGGATTCGGTACGCTGGAGGCCCAGCATGGCGTGGGCGCTAGTAAACCAAGAACTCAGAGGCTTCGGCCGTGTAACGATTGCCAACAGACGTGTCACACACTTAGGGAGGGATCCCATGGGCCAAGGAATGCTTGATTTCCTATCTGATACCGACATGAAGCTGCTGTTCTTATACCTGTGCCATTTCATAGACATGACTCACTGTAGGCAACAGTGCCGTGGCTGCAGGCTGCACTTGTGCAGCCTGAAGCCATACCCGGTTGTTGGCCTGAGGCTCATTTCTTGCAACAGACCGCTTCACAAGTCAACAAAATGAACAGGCCAAACTTCCGACGAACGATCATAGACACCCAAAACTGATGTGCAACATATTCCAGCTCATTCGTGACAATTTTCTTCGCGTAGGGATTACTTCCCACCACTGTGTTTAATGTCGTACGGTAGAGCGAACCATGGTAGGGCGGACCGTTGCCGTCCCTGATTCGCGCAGCGGGCGCATTGGTCAGTTATGGCACACTCAAGGGCTCATCAGCGGTCATGCCCCGCGAATGCCGCTACGATTCAGGTTGCCGGCCACGGTCGGCGCTGGGCCACTCGCCCGCTCTCCCATCGGCCGGGTTTCCGCACAGGGCGATGGGAGTTGCGGGAAAAAAAATTCTGCCAACTCCTGGTGTAGAAGCTCACTAATCCAGGTATTTGGACGTGGAATCCTTGCGAGGATGGCGACATTCGCATTGCCACTGGGAAGCTTGATATGGTGAACAATGGCCGCGGACCAGCGAAATGTTGGCCAGCGTGTTCCCGCCCCTGAGAGCCCATCCTGGCACGGGCTGAAATCGTGCTCCAGTTGGTAGGGTACAAGGCTTGATGTACTACACTGTGTAATTGTGAAGCCTCTAGCCCGTTTTGTCCAATTTTTGGTGCGATTTTGAGTTTTGCGCCAGTGACCTCTATAGGCTGCCGTAGGCGCGTTCTGGTCGCGCTCCGCAACCACGAGCCGTCGCGAACAATTGAGTCAACAGCGGAGTCGCCATGGCCCAACCGACCTTCGTCACAACAGCGTGCAGCATGGTAATGACGGGGAGTGCAGCCTAGGGTTGCGCCTACCAATCTTGCGCAATTTTGTATTGAGTAATGAGGGAGGGTTATGGTCCCCTCCCTAACTCCTTAAAGGGCATTGAACACGAGTCCAGCGCCTAAGTGTTCTTATATAGTAACTCTGCCTAGATGGAGTCACAAAGGAACCACAAGAACCAATGCTCTGGAAGAGAGGCCTGTCCGTCAACGCGTATATTGGAGCACATGCCGAGCCAAGCACAACAGAAACCCTTTAGGTCATCAACGGCATAAAGGTTCCGGGAGAATACCATGATAGTATAGGATGACCTACAGCGAGAGCAGGTTCATGCCATAGTCGCCAGCATGAATGGCGAGACACGGTTGCATAAATGGATCACTatgcgccgacgacacgccTCCTCCGGAGTGGTGCGGAGCCGCTTTCCGTGGTACCTCCTCCCCTTAACCTTCGAGGACGCTGGGAGACATCGCTGGGGTAAAGCCTGTAGTAGGTAATTAGTGGCACAAGGCTGAGATTATCCACCAAGCTACAAAGAACGCATCCCGACACCCGATCTTACCAACCGTGTCTCCCAAAGGCACAGTCGTAGAGCCCCATTGCCTCTCTCAGCTAGAATATTTGACCCAAGCCTTCAAAAAAGCGCGGCCTATCCACAGGCTAGGCGCTGGATCACAGTTGGGAGCTCAGTTGTAGTCTGGCCGCCAGGGATTTTGCGATGAGGGGGTCCAGCCTGTGCCTTCGACATCGCGGGCAATCTGCCTATTACTGCCGCTTTCATGTTCAAAGCTATCCCCCCCACTGGTACTGCCTGCGACAGCAGGGAGCAATCGGGTTCTCTCGGTTTCGGCCAGGGCGGAATGTCCTAGGACTCGCTTGTTGCGTGAAGTAAATGCGGTGAAATTGCTCGCCATGAACAAGATACTTGCTACCTGCGTACCTTCCGTTGTCGGTACTACTCACTTCCTTGAATGCTTTGGAGTTAGTACCTGGAAGAGACCGACTACAAGTACGACACCAAAGCCAAGGCCCGCATCCCGTTGCAAAGCCATCTGCCATGGTTGAGCGCATGGTGTGACCCGCCCATAGGTTTCAGCGCAACTACGCGATGTACGCTGGTTCGGAAACGGCCAAGGTCTGTCTTGCACCGTATTGAAGCCGCAACAGCCGAAGGAATCTTGGATCCGCCGTATTGAGTTTGCATCGTGGGCGCTGAACAGACGTTGCCAAGTGGTGCTCAAAAGACACCTACGAGCGGCAGAGGGCAATATGCGGGAGAACAGCAGCGTTCCCAGAACTGAAGTAGCGACAGCTTGCAAAGTCTGCAGCACGATGGACAGCATGCGAGAACGTATGCTTGAGCCAGCCGATCTACATAGGCGAGTCGATGTCAGGGCATTGATGGCGGCTGCGAAAGGAAGTATAATGACGATGATGGTTAGCGCTCGGGGAATAGGTAGAGACAGCCTTGCTGCGTCTATGTGCACGTAGCTAATATTGCAAGTTAATACACGAGTTGGCCTTGCGCCTGGGGGGGCGGGTTAAGCGGGTGAATGTACATTGTGCCGCAGACGAGAGCGACAAGGAGGCAGGTGAG
Above is a genomic segment from Purpureocillium takamizusanense chromosome 2, complete sequence containing:
- a CDS encoding uncharacterized protein (EggNog:ENOG503PH0W), giving the protein MPSKMSSTANTRVSIGRARAAPSARATASKVTKRKQQIKKNPPVGSLRDFPCRPCVTRATKAPGHECASQNNTGAACWDCAKNGHTCKPVPHGAVAAVRTFWLLNRQIKETDGDPDDAWRAAAQRAAQELRAYSVAPHVPALPPALAAASHGDDSERNYMERKILALETIAEAARLWIPDSEDEIVGDGEEAGEEDD
- a CDS encoding uncharacterized protein (EggNog:ENOG503PH7I) — translated: MAATYHDQNTAVLGRKLLESQKYVGGDMFMMAFVQPAAVPNRFAYPDDHHVKGLNAETLAKIQLPGPPWLSAPEYAPFLRDAEPLSPYIFFSPNISLYNQQINASEWANQWFFMTGRVHSYHGPLS